The genomic stretch taaaaataagtaaatcatgaaatttccaggcaaatggtgatcttcctgagtgaggtatcccagaagcagtaagatgcacatggtatatactcacttataagtgtgtattagacatataatataggataatcatactaaaatctgcacatctaaagaagctaatcaaggaggacctggtgtaagatgctcaatccttattcacaaaggcaaatggaatagacattggaagagtgtGAAATCAAGGAAAAAGACACTAGCCTACttagagaggacctctgaaagaccctacaaagcagggtattaaagcaaatgctgagactcatagttaaactttgggcagagctcagggaatcttatgaatgaagagggagatagaaagccctggaggtgACTTGAaatccacaaggatagcaactgaaccaagaaatctgggcacagaggtcttttctgagatggatactccaaccaaggaccacgcatggagttaacctagaacccccactcagatacagcccatggcagttcagtgtccaaatgggttcccttgGCAaaagggaatatctctgacatgatctcattggctggctctttgaccatctccaCTGAGGGGTAGCATccctaccaggctacagaggaagacaatgtagccagtcctgatgagacctgaaaagctgggatcagatggaagtggtaGATGTCCTCCCCTGTCTttggattggggaaggggaatgagaggagaaaaaggagggaccacaggattaggaagggatgagggagggagctatagctgggatacaaagtgaataaattataataaatagtttttaatataatataaaatataaaaaataaaagattattgaaacagggtttctctctctagccttggctgtactgaaaCTGATTCTATAGACCTGGTATAGTCCACTATAACTCTTGGCCTAAGTCAGTGCTGGAGCACTCTCTCTGTGTAATCTTTACCTTTCTACTTCTCATCTCTTTTAAGGAATTTGCAGCAGCATGTGCAAAACTGGCCCATTGAGTCTCAGTTCAATTTTAAGAATGctagtgtatgtgtgcaggtgtattCATACATGCATTTTCAGATACGTGTtatgtgtgagcatatgtgtttgtgtgcacaggtGAAAATACATATGGCGGCCAGAGGACAACTGTTCATCAGGAGTTGTGCATCCTCTCTTTTGGCGCCAAATTTATGCTAAACTCCATGGACAGTGAGCCTTAGGGATCCAACTGTCTCTGCATCTACCATGCCCAGGTTTTTGGAAGGGATCTCAGAGTCAAAGTCAGTTTCTCATTCTTGTTCATTGCTTTACAGACTGAGTTATCTTGTAACTGCTTTACagactgagtcatcttcccagacTGTTGTGGTcattcgttctctctctctctctctctctcaacccatACTTTTTCTCCTTGCAAAATCATGGTCAGAGACTGAGAATGAGGCGGAACCTGATAATGCAGCACAAACTAAAGAGGGTTGCTGCATAGGAATGTCTTCTGATCTCAGGTTCTACAGACTCACAACTTAATGGCTTCTGGATCAAAGATAAGCCTGCAGTGGTGCAAGGaggtaatcctaacacttgggaggtggagacaggaggaaagggaATTCAAGACcataatttgaggtcagcctggagtctctgagagcctgtctcaaacaacaacttTGGATGTGGAATACTTATGAGGACCAATTTTGATTTCCAGCCAGTTTTGTGTTGCTTGCTTGAAATCTGTCTCTAGGTCAGTAGAGACAGATTGATCCTCAGAATTTGCTAGCCAGATGTTCCATTCAAATCAATGAGCTCCTGGTTCAGTAAGAGATACcatctcaagagagagagagattaaaaagaCAGTCAACATTGACTTCTTGTTTCTGCCAGTACATGCatacactaacacacatacacaaaaatgaaacaaaaagaaaaccaggcatggtgatgcatgcttagAAGATGCAGCATTTAGAAGATAAGGCATGAGAAGAACACCTTGAATTCAAAACCAGCCTACTGTattaagtgagttccaggccatttaGGGGTACATAGCAAGGCCTTgtctcataaatataaaataagagcAGAGTAGTTTGGGCTAAGTTGCATGCATGAACCCCAGGGTTCCATCACCAAGATCGCACAAACCAAGCATGGTGCTATCTGTCTAAAGACTTAtaactgaggagggaagggagagaggatcagaaattcaaggccattctttacagtgagtttgaagccaacctgggctatggaTCCTGCCACAATATCACTGATTGTCAGATTGGAACATATTTGTTACCTCTCAGGAAGAATGACAATGAAGATTAGGCCTGCCTGATGGTCTGATGAAATGCTGAATTGATAAAACTATCCTCAGTGTAGAGATGAGGTAAGGAATCCCTTTAGATGGTTGAGATAAGCAACATTAGGAGGAACCTTAAAACTAGCTGGAGAATATGGAGCCTGCATCAGGGTCCACATGCATCTGCTGgagagtgtgtatgtgcaagGCTAGGAAGAGAGAGATAGTTGATGCTGCTCTTTTACCATAGCAGATCTCAGAGTATATTGAGGAAATGTTTCTTCCTCTTGACTGCTTTATTCTTGTGAAGATATGTGGAACAGATCTGACTTCTGGCACTGACAGTGTGTAGGAAGTAACTCTTTGTGTCTCAAGATTAGGGTGGTCAAATCAAAGGTAAAAAGTTCTGTCTTCTACTCTTCATATGGGTTGAGTTTCAGGTCTTGGCCCACGGAAGCAAGGCATTTGGattttcattcttcatttaaGTGGGAACCTCTCTAtcttgcacacacatataattatattaatgtGTTCCATATTGAATAACAGAATCTAAAGAATCATCCTCTCTATAcagaaagtttctttttttttaatgacttagaGGTTGTGGTCCAGTCATTTGAACTATGGCCATCTATGATGACAAAGTTCTTGAACcaagtagttgctcagtccataAGGCTGGATATCTCAGGTCATCTTTAGTCTAGGTTGGAATCTCAAAGAAGTAGTGAAGGAATGGGCTTGCTTAAAAAGTGATAGTAagcagctaaagaaaaaaaagcttcttcTACGCCATTATATAGGCTTCTagaagaaggtgtggcccagactaGAGGTGGGGTTTTCTTGCTCAAAACACTGTATTAAGGTGTATCTTCCTCCAGCATGGTCCAAGTTAAAGACATGCCTTCCTACCTCAAATTCTAGATTATGTGTAGATATTCTAACttcaaatcaagaaaaaaaaaaatcctcttgggGGTATCCATCCATTttagggttttagttaattctagtgtaataaagttgacaaccaagaaaacCCATCACAACTGCAACCTGTGTTGACTTGACACACAGTCACATTTATGCCATAATTAATTTCCAAATGTAAACATTAACCAGGTCATAATAATGCCTAAACATGATATAAGTAACTATTCTAAGTACAAGGCAATCTATATAAATATAGACCAGGTCGTAATTATGCCTAAGGTGAATTAACTACTTTTTGTacagcttagggttagggtgtgctCAGGGACACAGCACAGTGGTTACTGGTTTAGGTATTTAGTCCCTCTTGCAAATTCTGCCTCCTCTGGCCATTGTTTGCATGAACTTGTCAAACACCTAGAATGTCTCCAATTTGAATTTGTCTGATGCTTGTTTCATATGTAGGCCATAAAtatgaggtttaggtacaaaTCCCACAGAAGGTATTGAATCCTCCTCTTTATGTCCTCTCTGGGGTGTGTGATGATGTCACTGATGGTCATGCCTACTAAGCCTTTAGGTACACTCTACATACAGCTTCACGTGTGTGAGAAGCAGAGTTTATATGTATTATCAGCTCTCAATTTTTGGTTTCCAAATCACCCCATAGAGACTGTTTTGATAAAGGTTGTACTTATATTAGAGTACTTACAGCTTCCATGGGATTTTAATGattaacattaaaatgttaatCATAGTGTCCTGTTTAGATCTGCTGTCTCTCTTACAACAaaagtgtgtgtttctgtgtgtaccaGGCAAGGGTTTATAATATAGATACCTTTCACTCAAATGTAACAACTTTCATTCAAACACCCAGGCTACCTAAATcatgtaataaaatataagaagcaATGCATTGAGGCCTGTAAGTaaatgtagcttttttttttttttttttcatttggcgATATTCCTTACTGGGACCAACGATGCTTCATCAATCCTCAGACAGATAAAGAACTGAACTCAGTGAACATTGatacaaatatactcaataaaatccttgcaaaccgaacccaagaacacatcaaagatatcacccaccatgaccaagtaggcttcttcccaggcatgcaaggatggttcaacatatggaattccatcaatgtaatccaccacattaacaaagtgaaggagaaaaaccacatgatcatctccttagatgttaataaagcatttgacaaagtccaacacccattcatgtttaaagtcttggagagatcggggatacaaggcacatacctaaacatagtaaaggcaatatacagcaagcctatagccaacaacaaactctgaaactgtaaaccaaagcAAACTAAATGTTTATATTTCTCAGAGTGCTAtgggcatggtgtctcttcacagctgtaaaacccaaactgagagagagatcatgatcTTTAGCATTAGCTGCGGATAATAGGTAGTGAAAATGTGACCATGAGAGTGGGTGTCAGAGATTGCAGATCTAAAAGTTAAGCCAAAGAAAAGGTGGAAAACTCAATTCACATCTATTCCCAAATGATTAGGGAACTTTGAGGACCCCAGAGTCTCAAGAAACCAAGACAGAACTACTGGTAGGAAAGATAAGAACCAGGAGATAAGGAGATAACAGGACTGTGGGCAGTTTAGTGTAGCAGTAGGGCAATCATGTGTTCTCTTGTTCCATGTCAGTGCTCAAAGTAAGTAGTAGAAATGGCACAAAATTCACTTGAAagttgagaaggaagaaaagactttTAGCTCTGAAAGAGGATGCTACAGGCAGGGTAGGTGGTGCTATTAGGGGACATGAATGGTAGAAGGTGAGGACAGAGGGTTTTGTTGTCAGAACATAATGCAAAAGGGGGCAGTGTCAGTTAAAGTCATAGTAGAGGCTGACTATGCAGGTGAGACTATGTCTGACATGAAGCTTCTGAGACCTGCACTGGCATGGTGCTTGGGTATgtagaacacaaagaatttagaTTTGAGCTTCTCCTGGAAAATCCATTAACAGATTGGAGTTATTAATTCCTATCCTAGATGGAGTCAAAAGCAGGACTAAAGGAGATGACTATGATTTATAAACTTTTCAAAAGCAAGGAGGATTGAGTTATACAGTGTTGGTGTCTTttacagagagatggctcatagcaGAGGGAAAAATATGATTacatttaaaaagtctttttcatttatatatttttggtgtgtgtacatGATAATTTTTGTGTGCACCTGAACTTGAAGGCCAGAAGTTGATATCAGGTGTCTCCCTCATTTACACTCCAAATtagtatatttgtttttcttttgttctttatttgacagggtctctcacagaacAAGATGCTTGCCAATGCACCTATACTGGCTGGTTGGCAAGCCTCAGTGTTTTTGTCTTTGTGCCCCCACTACTGAGAATACAAGCACCTGTGTCATTCTTGCCCTTTTTCACAGGTAAGAGCTCACTGGATACACAAAGGAAAGGCACTAATTAGTATCAAGGGCTAATGCTCACCATTCTCCAGTGCAACAGGAAGGGAAAAGGTATCATGTATCCAGGGACATAGGCTGGAGTACAAATGCATATTTGCAGGGATTTGGCAGAAACCAAGGGGACAGCTGCTTATAAAGTTGTACTTCAGGGTCCACAGACGCACCAGCTCATGTGTATCTCCAAAACACATAAAGGACTGTGATTCAAGAGGGGAAAACAGGCCAGTCAGGGAGGTATGGCAAGCTTGCTTCTCATCAGTACACCCAAGGTGTCAGTGACTCCAAGGAATGAAAGGCCGCTCTCCCTCTTCTGGCCAACACCAGAAGTCTAGAAGTTTTGATCTCAGAAATGTGAGAAAAGCAGAGATACTATTGTCTGCTGCTGCAGACACTCAGCCCATGAGATTGGCAGACCTTTCTCATTAAGAGAATGTAGTCTCTGGGGGACTGGAGAATGGCTGAGAATATAAAGTGTTTCCTGCATGGGGTGAAAACATGAGTTTACCATCCAGtactcatttaaaagaaaagtatatGGACAGGCATGTTTAATCTGTGCACTGgggtgacagagacaggaggatggaaagAGCTGCCTGGATACCTCTTCTAGCACAATCAGTGAGCAACACATTCcatcagagatcctgtctcaaaaagcagaaaaaataagTGAAGAGACACCAGATTTTGACCTATGACATCCTCGCGTttgtgcacacatacagagagagagggagggaggcagggagggaaagagaaggagatggagggaggaaggtgcagaaagatgagagagagtagagagggaagaataaaggaagggaaggagagagagagtgagaggttGTAAGACACAATACATCATGATCTTTGAAATCAGACTAACTCCGGGAGTACATTCACTTCCTTTCTCTGGCTTTAACCAACTGCCTCAATACACATATCTGTTCCTCTTCTTCATTGCGAGTGAGTGAAGAAGGAggtaatggagaaagaaaattgtggAAGCTAAGCTGGCTCCATCCATAGCACCTTAGAGAAAAGAGGACAGGAAGTGTGGGGAAGTCAGAGAAAGGTGTCATCATTAACCTGATGTGCTGGCTGGGTATGTTGGGAAACTGCAGAGAGGGCAAGGCTATGCCAAGATAGCCAATGCTCCACTCAGGGCTGGCAAGGTTCCAGGGAAGTGCACCCACAGGACTTGTGCACACCTAGGCACAGGCCAGAGAGGGCTGGTCTGGCCTGAAGCTAacagaatctgtctgtctgtagagCCCATGTAGACATCTGCACTGTCaatcaggaaagaaaatatttatttcgaGGTGGGGAAAGAAACACTCAGCGAGCAGTTGTCCCAGTGCCCAAAGTACACCCCACAGTCTCCCAGATGTTCCTCTTTGGAGttgcttcctctctcctctcttgggAGTTGCAGGGGTGATGGCTGATAGCAGTGAGCACCCTTCTAAGGAATGGGTGCATGAGGGGCCCTGGCAGCCCCAATTCTGACTGCTGACCTCTTCCGGGCTGCCTTTAAGAGGTTCTTTTCAAAGAGCTCTTTCTCACGGTAGTGCACTGGTGGGCCATGCAGgtacttctcttctgcctccttgtAGCTGAGCTCATAGAGGGCAGCGATGGAGCAGATGATTGCTTCTGGAAGAAGAACGTCCATGGTAAACTGCACTTTATCTCCTCTAGTCAGGGAGAGCAGAGCCTCATCTGCTTCCTTGCATATTTCTTGCAAATGCCTGGCCACAAGATGCAACTGGTCGTCATCCTCCAGGTAGGTCTCAATACAGAAGTCTTCCCCCCTTGATTTCCAAAGATTGTCCACCCACCTGGACGGTTTTCTGCCCTGCACAATCTCCCGCAGGTGCTGGTCGGCCCCCTTTCTCTTCACTATGAAGTCCACGAGCTTCTGGTTGGCTCTGTCCCAAGCAGCCCTCATACGGTCAGGCAGAACTTTCTTGCGGGGGCCTTTCCCACCTGGGGCATTCTCCTCCTCCCAATCTTCCAGGTCCACATAGCTCACCTTAGGGAAATCAATGTGCAGGTCTCCTTCCTGGATGGCCCTCCTTAGCGGGTAACTGACTTGGGCAGTGTAATAGCCCATAAAGGAGCCCAGGTAGGCGCCACAGGCCAGGCCCTCTCTGTAGTGGTCGATCACTGTGAGGCACCAGCTGATGCCCTGGCTGTACACTCTGCTGGCTCTTCTTATGAGTGATATTTTTTCTCCACAGTCCAGATGTTTCAACTTGTGTAGAGGGGCACGGACACCCTTGTGCTCAAACTGCATGTTAGCTTCCATCAACAACACCCTCGCCATCTTGTCATTTTGGCTGACACTTTTTACCACCGCTGGCCAGAATGGAAGGTCCTGAAATTTGAACCAGACCAGCATTCCTCGTTCAATGGTATTCTGTAGCTGGGCAGAAGCCACCTTGGCAGCTTGGCGTGCTTTTTGAATGGTGGAACGCCTCCTCTTGAACCTGGTCTTCGTCACCTTTGAGTGAGCACACGGTTCCAGTTCTGGCACCCTGCAATGTGGACACAGCACGTGgatcttccttttcctgttaGCAATGCGGAGGGATCTTCGCAGCCTCAGGATTGGAGGCATGCAAGCTGCTGAGGCCGAGTTTGCAGCTGGCTTCAGGGTGCCCGGGCCGTGGTCCTCCTTGCTCTCATGGAAGGCATTCTTCCTTTGGCCTCCAGTAGCCCTGGTGTGTAGGTCAGCAAAACGTGCTTGTTGCTTGAGGGCTTTGGGCGAAGACCAGATGCACCTCAGTGGCCCAGAAGCAGCCTGCTGCTCTTTCTTAGCCCGTACACTctgcctggaggctgaggcagtcaaAGACTTGGGTTTGGATGTGTTTAGCTTTTTCATGCATGCATTACGACCAGAATTTCCTTCCAGTGTTGTGTGACATGGCCGTACTCTGATGCCTCTTAGGACATTCTGTTTCATCTCAAAGTGTGGAGGCCCAACAGTGGTGTGTGCCTGGGCTTTTCCACCTCGCACTGTGGGCACTTTCTGTGAGCCCACTGGCAACACAGGACCCTGACGGTGCTGCTTTCCAGGACTCCTCTGGGAGAGCTCTTGGCCTTTCTGGTTGTGCTTTTGGAAGCACAGACGCACGCGCAGGCGAAAGCGAGGACGTGGTTTggagttggcctgctcttttggaACCTTTTGAGgacttgttcttgtgctggttCTTTGGCCACCTGTCCTTCCACCTTGcaaacagcctccctcccccaggatATCGAGAGCCACCTTGAGGGCTCTTCTGTATGCTCTGGTCTGCTTTGGTGAGCCATTGCCCTGTGACTCCTTCCCTGCCATGGAGGCAAGGCTCACAATTTCAGACTTGGATAGTGGCCTTGCTTTGGTGCTCCTCACTCTTGTCTTCTCCCCCATAGGCAAGATTTGCACCTCCAAGAAAGGTGCCCCTCTCCTCTTACTATGGGCTGATGTCCTGGGTCTGGACAACACCCTTGCAGGCCACAGCTGACCCTTCCAGCCACACAGCACATACTCTGCAGAGTTCATGGTGACAGTACTCTGGGGCTGTGCTGATCACTACAGCGTGAGCAGTTTGGTTTTGGTGGGCACTGTGACTGCCTGACAGTTGTCTCTGTCCAGGCTCTCCTGCCTGTGGTACTGGCCTCCTTCCAGATTCTTGTGGAGGAGCTGGAGCTGACTTCCCTCAGGGTTATGTGGGCTTCCCCTGcatggtggaagaaggaagcagagttgcattaggaaggaaataaataggCTTAACCAGCATGGACACATCAGCGTGGTCAGGGGAGGCAAGGGTAATCAAAGGAGCTCATAAAGCCTGTTCTACAGATGTGGGAGAAGATATGCAAAAGGTCCAGAGCAGGTGGGAAACAGTTGTACTATTGTTGTTCCCAACCCCAAGTCTGGAGTGTTTAACTTCGTCCCAGAAAGGTGGATGTCATTACAAAGGCTGTGCATTTTCTTGCCCACCAGTCAGTACCTTAGGTCTCCCTGGGATTCTTTTGCCAAGGAAACCTCATTGTTCTCTTTCCTAGGGAGCTAGTCCTGCTCTGCCAACCCCAGGATGCCTATGGACAACCTAGTGCATGAGCCTTCCATACTTGTGTGATTCTAAGTTGAGCAGCAAGGAGGTGGGGAACTCTTCATGGTGATTCGCATAACATGGTAAGAGAAGATGGctgctttcatagcttctggctACCCCACCAGCCCACCACCAATCTTTCAGCTTAGTTCTGTTTCCATTGTGGACCTCACTATGGCATCAAGTGTCTACATGGCACACTTGGCGAGATCCTCAAAGAGAAGCTACTTCTTTACTAAACAGACATGCTTATTAATTAATTGGAAGACTCAGTGATTTCAGATGGCAAGCAACAGGGTTATGTGACATGACAGGGAGACAAGTGTCTCTGTTGGAACTGTGCACCCTCCTGCTGCAATGTCAAGCCTATGGTAGACCCTGCACACCCATATCTGCCTGTGATGAGCACTATTCATCCAAGAGATTACAGATCACTGACCTCTCCTGTCTCCAACCTCTGTGCCCTAATGTTAATCCATAAAGTCTTAGACAGGAAATTAAAGTAGCTACTTGATGATATGGATGGTCATGTGCCCATCCCTAGGTCTCGTGATATTCAATCTCATCTGTATTGCAGCTCTCCTCTTCATGTTCCTCCATACTGTCCCTCTCAACATAGTCCTCCCCTTAACCATCTCAGTGTAATTtcaaccctttcttctcctctctgtcca from Meriones unguiculatus strain TT.TT164.6M chromosome X, Bangor_MerUng_6.1, whole genome shotgun sequence encodes the following:
- the LOC132649924 gene encoding PWWP domain-containing DNA repair factor 4-like, giving the protein MNSAEYVLCGWKGQLWPARVLSRPRTSAHSKRRGAPFLEVQILPMGEKTRVRSTKARPLSKSEIVSLASMAGKESQGNGSPKQTRAYRRALKVALDILGEGGCLQGGRTGGQRTSTRTSPQKVPKEQANSKPRPRFRLRVRLCFQKHNQKGQELSQRSPGKQHRQGPVLPVGSQKVPTVRGGKAQAHTTVGPPHFEMKQNVLRGIRVRPCHTTLEGNSGRNACMKKLNTSKPKSLTASASRQSVRAKKEQQAASGPLRCIWSSPKALKQQARFADLHTRATGGQRKNAFHESKEDHGPGTLKPAANSASAACMPPILRLRRSLRIANRKRKIHVLCPHCRVPELEPCAHSKVTKTRFKRRRSTIQKARQAAKVASAQLQNTIERGMLVWFKFQDLPFWPAVVKSVSQNDKMARVLLMEANMQFEHKGVRAPLHKLKHLDCGEKISLIRRASRVYSQGISWCLTVIDHYREGLACGAYLGSFMGYYTAQVSYPLRRAIQEGDLHIDFPKVSYVDLEDWEEENAPGGKGPRKKVLPDRMRAAWDRANQKLVDFIVKRKGADQHLREIVQGRKPSRWVDNLWKSRGEDFCIETYLEDDDQLHLVARHLQEICKEADEALLSLTRGDKVQFTMDVLLPEAIICSIAALYELSYKEAEEKYLHGPPVHYREKELFEKNLLKAARKRSAVRIGAARAPHAPIP